The Pseudomonas hefeiensis genomic sequence ATGCCCGATACGCCGCTTGCGCCAATGCGAGGCCGCACCACCCAAAACCGCGAATCTTCAGCGGTAAATGGCGCGGCAGATTCTTCGAGCTCAATCGTCGCGTCAACGTGGCTGCGATCCTGGCTCAGGGCAATGGTAGTGACATGGCCGATGACCACGTTTTTATATTTAACTACTGTCTTGTTCGCTTCCAGGCCTTCAGCCGTCGTGAAACTGACCACGATCTGCGGGCCCTTGGACAGCGTACTATGGATCACCATGGACAAGCCGATCAGGGCCGCCACGATGGGAACCAGCCAAATTAACGACACATTCCAGCGTCGGGTGTGCACCCCAGGATTGCTCGGCGGAGTAATAGTTTTAAACGGTTCAGACATCTTCAACCTCTGCGTCCCAGATCATCCGGGCATCGAAACTCATCGCCGCCAACATCGTCAGCACGACTACTAATCCAAAGAACAAAATGCCCAGGCGCGGGGTGATCGTGCTCAAGGAGTGGAACTGCACCAGCGCTGCCACCACGGCCACCACAATCACGTCCAGCATCGACCAATAGCCAATTGCTTCAATCAATCGGTAGAGCTTGCTACGTTCGTGCATGGCCCATGTGCTGCGTCGCTGACAAGACACCAGCAAAATGCCGAGCACCAGAAACTTAATGCAGGGAACGACCACACTGGCGATGAATATCAAAAGCGCGATGTCCCAGGAGCCGGCCTGCCAGAACTCAATTACGCCACTCATGATGGTGTTTTCGCTGCCATTGCCAAGCATCTCGGTGTACATGACCGGGAGCAGGTTGGCTGGGACGTAGCAGATCAAACTGGCGATCAGTAACGCCCAGGTGCGGGCTAAACTGTCGGGCTTGCGCGCATGTAGGGATGACAGGCAACGCGGGCAATGTGGGTGACCGCTCTTGCAGGCAAGCCCACAAGTGTGGCACAGCACTAGGCTCAGCTGGCGGGCGGTTGGGCCGCTAATCATTCCATTTTCCCTCAAGGTCGACCCACAGTCGGCGAATACCCTTTCCAGAAATGAGGATCAGCAAGACCATCAGCATGGCCAAGGACCACAACCCTAAATCGGGGTGTACATCCAGTAGCCCCGCCAGTTTGATGACGGCAACCAGCACACCCAATAGGCAAACCTCCAGCATGCTCCAGGGACGCAGGTATTCAAGCATGCGCATGCATACGCGAAAAACAGGTGCTGCGCGATCTGCACAAGCGAAGGACAGCAGCCAGGAGAGGAGGGCGATTTGCAGCATTGGCGCGAGGATAATAGTCAGTCCGGCCACGGCCGCAATCGCGCTGATCTCGCCCTGTGCTAAAGCTCTTACTGAGTCATAAAGGGTGGCCTGATTGCTCAGTCCCTGCAGGCCAATACTCATAACGGGAAAGATATTGGCAGCCACGAATAACAGCGCGGCGGTAACTGTGAGCGCTAGCAATTGCTGTATAGAAAATGCACTGCTGCGGAACAGCACGGCATCGCATCTCAAGCATTTGGCGGTCTGGCTTTTGCTCAGGTGTGGCTTCAGGTAAACCGTGTCGCAGTGCTCACAAATAATGAGATTTGAGAAATGAGGCATACGGATCGACAACGTTAGGTGTGGATGCTGCACTATAATATAACCATACCGTACAGTATAGGCTTCAGGCGCCCATGTTGAGAGGCGACGTAGGCCTTGATGCCTCTTGGTTTACGGGCGAGCCGCTGTGATGGCGTACGCAGCCAGAAAGGTATCCAGCGCGCGTTCGGTGGCCTGTTTGAGTTGTGCCTTGGATATTTTTTCCACGGTTCTCAACATGAGCGGAGCGACGGTTTCGCACTCCAGTAAGGCGCTGAGCTGGACCGCCGCTAGCAGAGGATCGGATTTCCTTAGGTTGCCCTGCGACATCTGCCTATTGAGGAAGTCAGCAATTCTTTGCATTCCGATTTGAGGGCCCAGCTCGTGAAAGCGTTTACCGATTTCGGTGCGTCCAGATTCGGCGATGACTGCTCGTCGCGTCTGAATCGTTGCGGCTGAGCATAAGAATTGCAGAACGTGCTCACCAAAGGCTTGCAGCGTCTCTTGAAGATTGTCATCTTTTTTGTCGAGCGCTACAAAGACCGGTTCGAATTCTTTGTGGGCTACTTCATGCATAGCTGCGACAAACAACTCTTCTTTCGAGCTGAAATAGCTATACAACGTCGCCTTTGAGCCGCCGACCTTTGTTGCAATTTCTCCCATCGATG encodes the following:
- a CDS encoding paraquat-inducible protein A; amino-acid sequence: MPHFSNLIICEHCDTVYLKPHLSKSQTAKCLRCDAVLFRSSAFSIQQLLALTVTAALLFVAANIFPVMSIGLQGLSNQATLYDSVRALAQGEISAIAAVAGLTIILAPMLQIALLSWLLSFACADRAAPVFRVCMRMLEYLRPWSMLEVCLLGVLVAVIKLAGLLDVHPDLGLWSLAMLMVLLILISGKGIRRLWVDLEGKWND
- a CDS encoding paraquat-inducible protein A — its product is MISGPTARQLSLVLCHTCGLACKSGHPHCPRCLSSLHARKPDSLARTWALLIASLICYVPANLLPVMYTEMLGNGSENTIMSGVIEFWQAGSWDIALLIFIASVVVPCIKFLVLGILLVSCQRRSTWAMHERSKLYRLIEAIGYWSMLDVIVVAVVAALVQFHSLSTITPRLGILFFGLVVVLTMLAAMSFDARMIWDAEVEDV
- a CDS encoding TetR/AcrR family transcriptional regulator, whose product is MRVKTQAKRDAILAAASQVFRDAGFEGASMGEIATKVGGSKATLYSYFSSKEELFVAAMHEVAHKEFEPVFVALDKKDDNLQETLQAFGEHVLQFLCSAATIQTRRAVIAESGRTEIGKRFHELGPQIGMQRIADFLNRQMSQGNLRKSDPLLAAVQLSALLECETVAPLMLRTVEKISKAQLKQATERALDTFLAAYAITAARP